The following proteins come from a genomic window of Mustela nigripes isolate SB6536 unplaced genomic scaffold, MUSNIG.SB6536 HiC_scaffold_76, whole genome shotgun sequence:
- the LOC132008225 gene encoding MAP kinase-activating death domain protein isoform X36 gives MVQKKKLCPRLLDYLVIVGARHPSSDSVAQTPELLRRYPLEDHSEFPLPPDVVFFCQPEGCLSVRQRRMSLRDDTSFVFTLTDKDTGVTRYGICVNFYRSFQKRMPKEKGEGGAGSRGKEGPRATCASEEVGTETSETGLSLQPPSADPAPDVNQSPRVKPRAKAGSRSRNSTLTSLCVLSHYPFFSTFRECLYTLKRLVDCCSERLLGKKLGIPRGIQRDTMWRIFTGSLLVEEKSSALLHDLREIEAWIYRLLRSPVPVSGQKRVDIEVLPQELQQALTFALPDPSRFTLVDFPLHLPLELLGVDACLQVLTCILLEHKVVLQSRDYNALSMSVMAFVAMIYPLEYMFPVIPLLPTCMASAEQLLLAPTPYIIGVPASFFLYKLDFKMPDDVWLVDLDSNRVIAPTNAEVLPTLPEPESLELKKHLKQALASMSLNTQPILNLEKFHEGQEIPLLLGRPSNDLQSTPSTEFNPLIYGNDVDSVDVATRVAMVRFFNSPNVLQGFQMHTRTLRLFPRPVVAFQAGSFLASRPRQTPFAEKLARTQAVEYFGEWILNPTNYAFQRIHNNMFDPALIGDKPKWYAHQLQPIHYRVYDSNSQLAEALSVPPERDSDSEPTDDSGSDSMDYDDSSSSYSSLGDFVSEMMKCDINGDTPNVDPLTHAALGDASEVKIDELQNQKESEEVGPESKNSQENPPLRSSSSITASSSPSTVIHGANAEPADSTEVDDKAAVGVSKPLSAVPSSMGKSNTDRHQTEIGEGAQKLLRPNSLKLASDSEAESDSRASSPTSTISNNSTEGFGGIMSFASSLYRNHSTSFSLSNLTLPTKGAREKTTPFPSLKGNRRALVDQKSSVIKHSPTVKREPPSPQGRSSNSSENQQFLKEVVHSVLDGQGVGWLNMKKVRRLLESEQLRVFVLSKLNRSVQSEDDARQDAIPDVEVSRKVYKGMLDLLKCTVLSLEQSYAHAGLGGMASIFGLLEIAQTHYYSKEPDKRKKSPTESVNTPVGKDPGLSGRGDPKAMAQLRVPQLGPRAPSAAGKGPRELDTRSLKEENFVASVGPEVIKSVFETEEKKSQISADSGVSLTSGSQRTDPDSVIGVSPAVMIRSSSQDSEVSNSSGETLGADSDLSSNAGDGPGGEGSAHLASSRGTLSDSEIETNSATSTIFGKAHSLKPSVKEKLVGSPVRSSEDVSQRVYLYEGLLGKERSTLWDQMQFWEDAFLDAVMLEREGMGMDQGPQEMIDRYLSLGEHDRKRLEDDEDRLLATLLHNLISYMLLMKVNKNDIRKKVRRLMGKSHIGLVYSQQINEVLDQLANLNGRDLAIRSSGSRHMKKQTFVVHAGTDTNGDIFFMEVCDDCVVLRSNIGTVYERWWYEKLINMTYCPKTKVLCLWRRNGSETQLNKFYTKKCRELYYCVKDSMERAAARQQSIKPGPELGGEFPVQDMKTGEGGLLQVTLEGINLKFMHSQVFIELNHIKKCNTVRGVFVLEEFVPEIKEVVSHKYKTPMAHEICYSVLCLFSYVAAVRSREEDLRTPPRPVSS, from the exons ATGGTGCAAAAGAAGAAGCTCTGTCCTCGGTTACTTGATTATCTAGTGATCGTAGGGGCCAG GCACCCGAGCAGTGATAGTGTGGCCCAGACTCCTGAATTACTACGGCGGTACCCCTTGGAGGACCACTCCGAGTTTCCCCTGCCCCCAGATGTAGTGTTCTTCTGCCAGCCTGAGGGCTGTCTGAGTGTGCGTCAGCGGCGCATGAGTCTGCGGGATGACACTTCTTTCGTCTTCACCCTCACTGACAAGGACACTGGAGTCACTCGTTATGGCATCTGTGTTAACTTCTACCGCTCCTTCCAGAAGCGTATGCctaaagaaaagggggaaggTGGGGCAGGGTCACGTGGGAAGGAAGGACCCCGTGCCACTTGTGCATCAGAAGAGGTTGGCACTGAGACCTCAGAGACCGGCCTGTCCTTGCAACCCCCCAGTGCTGACCCCGCCCCCGATGTGAATCAGTCTCCTCGGGTCAAACCCCGGGCCAAGGCAGGGAGCCGTTCACGCAATAGTACTCTGACATCCCTGTGTGTGCTCAGCCACTATCCCTTCTTCTCCACCTTCCGAGAATGTCTGTACACCCTCAAACGTCTTGTGGACTGCTGCAGCGAGCGGCTGCTGGGCAAGAAACTGGGCATCCCTCGAGGCATACAAAG GGACACTATGTGGCGCATCTTTACTGGATCATTGCTAGTGGAGGAGAAGTCAAGTGCCCTTCTTCATGACCTTCGAGAGATTGAGGCCTGGATCTATCGATTGCTTCGTTCCCCAGTGCCCGTCTCTGGGCAGAAGCGAGTAGACATTGAGGTCCTACCCCAGGAGCTCCAACAAGCTCTGACCTTTGCTCTTCCAGACCCTTCTCGATTCACCCTGGTGGATTTCCCACTGCACCTTCCCTTGGAACTTCTGGGTGTGGATGCCTGTCTTCAGGTGCTAACCTGCATCCTCTTAGAGCACAAG GTGGTGCTACAGTCCCGAGACTACAATGCCCTCTCCATGTCTGTGATGGCATTTGTGGCGATGATCTACCCACTGGAGTATATGTTTCCTGTAATCCCACTGCTGCCCACCTGCATGGCATCGGCAGAACAG CTGCTGTTGGCTCCAACTCCATACATCATCGGGGTCCCTGCCAGCTTCTTCCTCTACAAGCTGGACTTCAAAATGCCTGATGACGTATGGCTGGTGGATCTGGACAGCAATAGG GTGATTGCCCCCACCAATGCAGAGGTGCTCCCAACCCTGCCAGAGCCAGAATCATTAGAGCTGAAGAAGCATCTGAAGCAG GCCCTTGCCAGCATGAGTCTCAACACCCAGCCCATCCTCAATCTGGAAAAATTCCACGAAGGCCAAGAGATCCCCCTTCTCTTGGGAAGGCCTTCTAACGACCTGCAGTCCACACCTTCCACTGAATTCAACCCACTCATCTATGGCAATGATGTGGATTCTGTGGATGTTGCAACGAG AGTGGCCATGGTCCGTTTCTTCAACTCCCCCAACGTGCTGCAGGGCTTCCAGATGCACACACGTACCCTGCGTCTCTTCCCTCGGCCCGTGGTAGCTTTTCAAGCTGGCTCCTTTCTAGCCTCACGTCCCCGGCAGACTCCTTTTGCAGAGAAGCTGGCCAGAACTCAGGCCGTGGAGTACTTCGGAGAATGGATCCTGAACCCCACCAACTACGCCTTCCAGCGAATCCACAACA ACATGTTTGATCCAGCCCTGATTGGTGACAAGCCGAAGTGGTATGCCCATCAGCTACAGCCCATCCATTATCGAGTCTATGATAGCAACTCCCAGCTGGCCGAGGCACTGAGCGTGCCCCCAGAGCGCGactctgactctgagcccactGATGACAG TGGCAGCGATAGTATGGATTATGATGACTCAAGCTCTTCTTACTCCTCCCTTGGTGACTTTGTCAGTGAAATGATGAAGTGTGACATCAATGGTGATACTCCCA ATGTGGATCCGTTGACGCATGCAGCGCTGGGGGATGCCAGCGAGGTGAAGATCGATGAGCTGCAGAACCAGAAGGAATCTGAGGAAGTGGGCCCGGAAAGCAAGAACTCTCAGGAAAACCCGCCGCTGCGCTCCAGCTCCAGCATCACCGCCAGCAGTAGCCCCAGCACCGTCATCCATGGAGCTAATGCT GAACCTGCCGATTCAACGGAGGTGGACGATAAGGCAGCAGTAGGCGTCTCCAAGCCCCTCTCTGCCGTGCCTTCCAGCATGGGCAAATCGAACACGGACAGGCACCAGACAGAAATCGGAGAGGG GGCTCAAAAGCTGCTGCGGCCCAACAGCTTGAAACTGGCAAGCGACTCTGAGGCAGAGTCCGACTCTCGCGCAAGTTCACCCACCTCCACCATCTCCAACAACAGCACCGAGGGCTTCGGGGGCATCATGTCTTTTGCCA GCAGCCTATATCGAAACCACAGTACGAGCTTCAGTCTTTCAAACCTCACACTGCCCACCAAAGGTGCGCGAGAGAAGACCACACCCTTCCCCAGTCTGAAAG GAAACAGGAGGGCCTTAGTGGACCAGAAGTCATCTGTTATTAAACACAGCCCAACAGTGAAAAGAGAGCCTCCATCACCTCAGGGTCGATCCAGCAATTCTAG TGAGAACCAGCAGTTCCTGAAGGAGGTGGTCCACAGCGTGCTGGATGGCCAGGGCGTTGGCTGGCTCAACATGAAAAAGGTGCGTCGGCTACTGGAGAGCGAGCAGCTGCGAGTCTTTGTCCTGAGCAAGCTGAATCGCTCAGTGCAGTCAGAGGACGATGCCCGGCAGGACGCCATCCCCGACGTG GAGGTCAGTCGGAAGGTATACAAGGGGATGCTAGACCTGCTCAAGTGCACGGTGCTCAGCCTGGAGCAGTCCTACGCCCACGCGGGTCTGGGGGGTATGGCCAGCATCTTTGGGCTTCTGGAGATTGCCCAGACCCACTACTATAGCAAAG AACCAGACAAGCGGAAGAAAAGTCCAACAGAGAGTGTAAATACCCCAGTCGGCAAGGATCCTGGCCTGTCCGGGCGGGGGGACCCAAAGGCCATGGCACAGCTGAGAGTTCCCCAGCTGGGACCTCGGGCACCAAGTGCTGCAGGAAAGGGTCCCAGAGAACTAGACACCAGaagtttaaaggaagaaaattttgtaGCATCTGTTG GGCCCGAAGTCATCAAATCCGTCTTtgagacagaggagaaaaagtCCCAGATCAGTGCGGACAGTGGCGTGAGCCTGACATCTGGTTCCCAG AGGACTGATCCAGACTCTGTCATTGGTGTGAGTCCAGCCGTTATGATCCGAAGCTCAAGTCAGGACTCTGAA gtGAGTAATAGCTCTGGAGAGACCCTTGGAGCAGACAGTGACCTGAGCAGCAACGCGGGTGATGGTCCAGGCGGTGAGGGCAGCGCCCACTTGGCCAGCTCTCGGGGCACCTTGTCTGATAGTGAAATTGAGACCAACTCTGCTACCAGCACCATCTTT GGGAAAGCCCACAGCTTGAAGCCAAGTGTCAAGGAGAAGCTGGTGGGCAGCCCAGTTCGCTCGTCTGAGGATGTAAGCCAGCGAGTCTATCTCTACGAGGGACTCCTAG GCAAAGAACGTTCTACTTTATGGGACCAAATGCAGTTCTGGGAAGACGCGTTCTTAGATGCTGTGATgttggagagagaaggaatgggtATGGACCAGGGTCCCCAGGAAATGATCGACAG GTACCTGTCCCTGGGAGAGCATGACCGGAAGCGCCTGGAGGATGATGAAGATCGTTTGTTGGCCACGCTTTTGCACAACCTCATCTCTTACATGCTACTGATGAAG GTAAATAAGAATGACATCCGAAAGAAGGTGAGGCGCCTAATGGGCAAGTCGCATATTGGGCTTGTGTACAGCCAGCAAATCAACGAAGTGCTTGATCAGCTGGCGAACCTG AATGGACGTGATCTCGCTATCCGGTCCAGTGGCAGCCGGCACATGAAGAAGCAAACATTTGTGGTACATGCAGGGACAGACACAAATGGAGATATCTTCTTCATGGAG GTGTGTGATGACTGCGTGGTCCTGCGGAGTAACATCGGGACGGTGTACGAACGCTGGTGGTACGAGAAGCTCATCAACATGACCTACTGCCCCAAGACCAAGGTGCTGTGCCTGTGGCGCAGAAATGGCTCTGAGACTCAGCTCAACAAGTTCTATACCAAGAAG TGTCGGGAACTGTACTACTGCGTGAAGGACAGCATGGAGAGAGCCGCGGCCCGACAGCAGAGCATCAAACCCG GCCCTGAACTGGGTGGCGAGTTCCCTGTGCAGGACATGAAGACTGGTGAGGGCGGCTTGCTGCAGGTCACCCTAGAAGGGATCAATCTCAAGTTCATGCACAGCCAG
- the LOC132008225 gene encoding MAP kinase-activating death domain protein isoform X15: MVQKKKLCPRLLDYLVIVGARHPSSDSVAQTPELLRRYPLEDHSEFPLPPDVVFFCQPEGCLSVRQRRMSLRDDTSFVFTLTDKDTGVTRYGICVNFYRSFQKRMPKEKGEGGAGSRGKEGPRATCASEEVGTETSETGLSLQPPSADPAPDVNQSPRVKPRAKAGSRSRNSTLTSLCVLSHYPFFSTFRECLYTLKRLVDCCSERLLGKKLGIPRGIQRDTMWRIFTGSLLVEEKSSALLHDLREIEAWIYRLLRSPVPVSGQKRVDIEVLPQELQQALTFALPDPSRFTLVDFPLHLPLELLGVDACLQVLTCILLEHKVVLQSRDYNALSMSVMAFVAMIYPLEYMFPVIPLLPTCMASAEQLLLAPTPYIIGVPASFFLYKLDFKMPDDVWLVDLDSNRVIAPTNAEVLPTLPEPESLELKKHLKQALASMSLNTQPILNLEKFHEGQEIPLLLGRPSNDLQSTPSTEFNPLIYGNDVDSVDVATRVAMVRFFNSPNVLQGFQMHTRTLRLFPRPVVAFQAGSFLASRPRQTPFAEKLARTQAVEYFGEWILNPTNYAFQRIHNNMFDPALIGDKPKWYAHQLQPIHYRVYDSNSQLAEALSVPPERDSDSEPTDDSGSDSMDYDDSSSSYSSLGDFVSEMMKCDINGDTPNVDPLTHAALGDASEVKIDELQNQKESEEVGPESKNSQENPPLRSSSSITASSSPSTVIHGANAEPADSTEVDDKAAVGVSKPLSAVPSSMGKSNTDRHQTEIGEGSVRRRTYDNPYFEPQYGLPPEEDDDEQGESYTPRFSQHVNGNRAQKLLRPNSLKLASDSEAESDSRASSPTSTISNNSTEGFGGIMSFASSLYRNHSTSFSLSNLTLPTKGAREKTTPFPSLKGNRRALVDQKSSVIKHSPTVKREPPSPQGRSSNSSENQQFLKEVVHSVLDGQGVGWLNMKKVRRLLESEQLRVFVLSKLNRSVQSEDDARQDAIPDVEVSRKVYKGMLDLLKCTVLSLEQSYAHAGLGGMASIFGLLEIAQTHYYSKEPDKRKKSPTESVNTPVGKDPGLSGRGDPKAMAQLRVPQLGPRAPSAAGKGPRELDTRSLKEENFVASVGPEVIKSVFETEEKKSQISADSGVSLTSGSQRTDPDSVIGVSPAVMIRSSSQDSEVSTVSNSSGETLGADSDLSSNAGDGPGGEGSAHLASSRGTLSDSEIETNSATSTIFGKAHSLKPSVKEKLVGSPVRSSEDVSQRVYLYEGLLGKERSTLWDQMQFWEDAFLDAVMLEREGMGMDQGPQEMIDRYLSLGEHDRKRLEDDEDRLLATLLHNLISYMLLMKVNKNDIRKKVRRLMGKSHIGLVYSQQINEVLDQLANLNGRDLAIRSSGSRHMKKQTFVVHAGTDTNGDIFFMEVCDDCVVLRSNIGTVYERWWYEKLINMTYCPKTKVLCLWRRNGSETQLNKFYTKKCRELYYCVKDSMERAAARQQSIKPGPELGGEFPVQDMKTGEGGLLQVTLEGINLKFMHSQVFIELNHIKKCNTVRGVFVLEEFVPEIKEVVSHKYKTPMAHEICYSVLCLFSYVAAVRSREEDLRTPPRPVSS; the protein is encoded by the exons ATGGTGCAAAAGAAGAAGCTCTGTCCTCGGTTACTTGATTATCTAGTGATCGTAGGGGCCAG GCACCCGAGCAGTGATAGTGTGGCCCAGACTCCTGAATTACTACGGCGGTACCCCTTGGAGGACCACTCCGAGTTTCCCCTGCCCCCAGATGTAGTGTTCTTCTGCCAGCCTGAGGGCTGTCTGAGTGTGCGTCAGCGGCGCATGAGTCTGCGGGATGACACTTCTTTCGTCTTCACCCTCACTGACAAGGACACTGGAGTCACTCGTTATGGCATCTGTGTTAACTTCTACCGCTCCTTCCAGAAGCGTATGCctaaagaaaagggggaaggTGGGGCAGGGTCACGTGGGAAGGAAGGACCCCGTGCCACTTGTGCATCAGAAGAGGTTGGCACTGAGACCTCAGAGACCGGCCTGTCCTTGCAACCCCCCAGTGCTGACCCCGCCCCCGATGTGAATCAGTCTCCTCGGGTCAAACCCCGGGCCAAGGCAGGGAGCCGTTCACGCAATAGTACTCTGACATCCCTGTGTGTGCTCAGCCACTATCCCTTCTTCTCCACCTTCCGAGAATGTCTGTACACCCTCAAACGTCTTGTGGACTGCTGCAGCGAGCGGCTGCTGGGCAAGAAACTGGGCATCCCTCGAGGCATACAAAG GGACACTATGTGGCGCATCTTTACTGGATCATTGCTAGTGGAGGAGAAGTCAAGTGCCCTTCTTCATGACCTTCGAGAGATTGAGGCCTGGATCTATCGATTGCTTCGTTCCCCAGTGCCCGTCTCTGGGCAGAAGCGAGTAGACATTGAGGTCCTACCCCAGGAGCTCCAACAAGCTCTGACCTTTGCTCTTCCAGACCCTTCTCGATTCACCCTGGTGGATTTCCCACTGCACCTTCCCTTGGAACTTCTGGGTGTGGATGCCTGTCTTCAGGTGCTAACCTGCATCCTCTTAGAGCACAAG GTGGTGCTACAGTCCCGAGACTACAATGCCCTCTCCATGTCTGTGATGGCATTTGTGGCGATGATCTACCCACTGGAGTATATGTTTCCTGTAATCCCACTGCTGCCCACCTGCATGGCATCGGCAGAACAG CTGCTGTTGGCTCCAACTCCATACATCATCGGGGTCCCTGCCAGCTTCTTCCTCTACAAGCTGGACTTCAAAATGCCTGATGACGTATGGCTGGTGGATCTGGACAGCAATAGG GTGATTGCCCCCACCAATGCAGAGGTGCTCCCAACCCTGCCAGAGCCAGAATCATTAGAGCTGAAGAAGCATCTGAAGCAG GCCCTTGCCAGCATGAGTCTCAACACCCAGCCCATCCTCAATCTGGAAAAATTCCACGAAGGCCAAGAGATCCCCCTTCTCTTGGGAAGGCCTTCTAACGACCTGCAGTCCACACCTTCCACTGAATTCAACCCACTCATCTATGGCAATGATGTGGATTCTGTGGATGTTGCAACGAG AGTGGCCATGGTCCGTTTCTTCAACTCCCCCAACGTGCTGCAGGGCTTCCAGATGCACACACGTACCCTGCGTCTCTTCCCTCGGCCCGTGGTAGCTTTTCAAGCTGGCTCCTTTCTAGCCTCACGTCCCCGGCAGACTCCTTTTGCAGAGAAGCTGGCCAGAACTCAGGCCGTGGAGTACTTCGGAGAATGGATCCTGAACCCCACCAACTACGCCTTCCAGCGAATCCACAACA ACATGTTTGATCCAGCCCTGATTGGTGACAAGCCGAAGTGGTATGCCCATCAGCTACAGCCCATCCATTATCGAGTCTATGATAGCAACTCCCAGCTGGCCGAGGCACTGAGCGTGCCCCCAGAGCGCGactctgactctgagcccactGATGACAG TGGCAGCGATAGTATGGATTATGATGACTCAAGCTCTTCTTACTCCTCCCTTGGTGACTTTGTCAGTGAAATGATGAAGTGTGACATCAATGGTGATACTCCCA ATGTGGATCCGTTGACGCATGCAGCGCTGGGGGATGCCAGCGAGGTGAAGATCGATGAGCTGCAGAACCAGAAGGAATCTGAGGAAGTGGGCCCGGAAAGCAAGAACTCTCAGGAAAACCCGCCGCTGCGCTCCAGCTCCAGCATCACCGCCAGCAGTAGCCCCAGCACCGTCATCCATGGAGCTAATGCT GAACCTGCCGATTCAACGGAGGTGGACGATAAGGCAGCAGTAGGCGTCTCCAAGCCCCTCTCTGCCGTGCCTTCCAGCATGGGCAAATCGAACACGGACAGGCACCAGACAGAAATCGGAGAGGGGTCAGTGCGCCGGCGAACCTATGACAATCCATACTTCGAGCCCCAGTATGGCCTTCCCCCTGAGGAAGATGATGATGAGCAGGGGGAAAGTTACACTCCCCGATTCAGCCAACATGTCAATGGCAATCG GGCTCAAAAGCTGCTGCGGCCCAACAGCTTGAAACTGGCAAGCGACTCTGAGGCAGAGTCCGACTCTCGCGCAAGTTCACCCACCTCCACCATCTCCAACAACAGCACCGAGGGCTTCGGGGGCATCATGTCTTTTGCCA GCAGCCTATATCGAAACCACAGTACGAGCTTCAGTCTTTCAAACCTCACACTGCCCACCAAAGGTGCGCGAGAGAAGACCACACCCTTCCCCAGTCTGAAAG GAAACAGGAGGGCCTTAGTGGACCAGAAGTCATCTGTTATTAAACACAGCCCAACAGTGAAAAGAGAGCCTCCATCACCTCAGGGTCGATCCAGCAATTCTAG TGAGAACCAGCAGTTCCTGAAGGAGGTGGTCCACAGCGTGCTGGATGGCCAGGGCGTTGGCTGGCTCAACATGAAAAAGGTGCGTCGGCTACTGGAGAGCGAGCAGCTGCGAGTCTTTGTCCTGAGCAAGCTGAATCGCTCAGTGCAGTCAGAGGACGATGCCCGGCAGGACGCCATCCCCGACGTG GAGGTCAGTCGGAAGGTATACAAGGGGATGCTAGACCTGCTCAAGTGCACGGTGCTCAGCCTGGAGCAGTCCTACGCCCACGCGGGTCTGGGGGGTATGGCCAGCATCTTTGGGCTTCTGGAGATTGCCCAGACCCACTACTATAGCAAAG AACCAGACAAGCGGAAGAAAAGTCCAACAGAGAGTGTAAATACCCCAGTCGGCAAGGATCCTGGCCTGTCCGGGCGGGGGGACCCAAAGGCCATGGCACAGCTGAGAGTTCCCCAGCTGGGACCTCGGGCACCAAGTGCTGCAGGAAAGGGTCCCAGAGAACTAGACACCAGaagtttaaaggaagaaaattttgtaGCATCTGTTG GGCCCGAAGTCATCAAATCCGTCTTtgagacagaggagaaaaagtCCCAGATCAGTGCGGACAGTGGCGTGAGCCTGACATCTGGTTCCCAG AGGACTGATCCAGACTCTGTCATTGGTGTGAGTCCAGCCGTTATGATCCGAAGCTCAAGTCAGGACTCTGAAGTTAGCACC gtGAGTAATAGCTCTGGAGAGACCCTTGGAGCAGACAGTGACCTGAGCAGCAACGCGGGTGATGGTCCAGGCGGTGAGGGCAGCGCCCACTTGGCCAGCTCTCGGGGCACCTTGTCTGATAGTGAAATTGAGACCAACTCTGCTACCAGCACCATCTTT GGGAAAGCCCACAGCTTGAAGCCAAGTGTCAAGGAGAAGCTGGTGGGCAGCCCAGTTCGCTCGTCTGAGGATGTAAGCCAGCGAGTCTATCTCTACGAGGGACTCCTAG GCAAAGAACGTTCTACTTTATGGGACCAAATGCAGTTCTGGGAAGACGCGTTCTTAGATGCTGTGATgttggagagagaaggaatgggtATGGACCAGGGTCCCCAGGAAATGATCGACAG GTACCTGTCCCTGGGAGAGCATGACCGGAAGCGCCTGGAGGATGATGAAGATCGTTTGTTGGCCACGCTTTTGCACAACCTCATCTCTTACATGCTACTGATGAAG GTAAATAAGAATGACATCCGAAAGAAGGTGAGGCGCCTAATGGGCAAGTCGCATATTGGGCTTGTGTACAGCCAGCAAATCAACGAAGTGCTTGATCAGCTGGCGAACCTG AATGGACGTGATCTCGCTATCCGGTCCAGTGGCAGCCGGCACATGAAGAAGCAAACATTTGTGGTACATGCAGGGACAGACACAAATGGAGATATCTTCTTCATGGAG GTGTGTGATGACTGCGTGGTCCTGCGGAGTAACATCGGGACGGTGTACGAACGCTGGTGGTACGAGAAGCTCATCAACATGACCTACTGCCCCAAGACCAAGGTGCTGTGCCTGTGGCGCAGAAATGGCTCTGAGACTCAGCTCAACAAGTTCTATACCAAGAAG TGTCGGGAACTGTACTACTGCGTGAAGGACAGCATGGAGAGAGCCGCGGCCCGACAGCAGAGCATCAAACCCG GCCCTGAACTGGGTGGCGAGTTCCCTGTGCAGGACATGAAGACTGGTGAGGGCGGCTTGCTGCAGGTCACCCTAGAAGGGATCAATCTCAAGTTCATGCACAGCCAG